A part of Sander vitreus isolate 19-12246 unplaced genomic scaffold, sanVit1 ctg593_0, whole genome shotgun sequence genomic DNA contains:
- the LOC144514473 gene encoding uncharacterized protein LOC144514473: protein MIPPKIKFSQQQISRLMMVRPRKKWFLVLVWTSSLPTSGHLHVEKMICSILLLIILTSCVSGTFVVNVTQTSYQAEENHDITLEWTFTTNPHSSSNSLNIFCELLTDLKTSVLFHLHEGVEVPESQDEQFAGRVQLGQRRPQRRTTQTSCVQTQD from the exons ATGATTCCTCCGAAAATCAAATTTTCACAGCAACAAATAAGTAGACTGATGATGGTCAGACCCCGCAAGAAG TGGTTTTTAGTTTTGGTTTGGACCTCCTCCCTGCCTACCTCAGGACACCTTCATGT GGAGAAGATGATCTGCAGCATCCTGCTGCTCATCATCCTGACCTCCTGTGTCTCTG GAACATTTGTAGTGAATGTGACCCAGACCTCCTATCAGGCAGAGGAGAACCACGACATCACACTGGAGTGGACCTTCACAACCAACCCCCACAGTTCCTCCAACTCTCTGAATATCTTCTGTGAACTGTTAACTGATCTCAAAACCTCAGTCCTGTTTCATCTCCATGAAGGAGTTGAGGTCCCAGAGTCTCAGGATGAACAGTTTGCAGGACGAGTCCAGTTGGGACAAAGACGTCCTCAGAGAAGGACGACTCAGACTTCATGTGTCCAGACTCAGGACTGA